A DNA window from Haliovirga abyssi contains the following coding sequences:
- a CDS encoding CvpA family protein, whose product MYIDSIIIAIIALSMIIGIFKGFILEFFSLFGGLISILIAKRISGNIYLIVFGSKHIKNNTNYLIVYVLTILVSYIIMYMIILLLKKFFHTILLGWLDRVLGGLAGFLKGSFIAIVILLVMAAISNFNDQFHKELYKSYSGKAISKISPKLVSLMPKNLEEEVKKFNTNINIEEIINKSVKKNVKFKDLKNIDTKKILKNSKNEKEINDILQKALKGEVK is encoded by the coding sequence ATGTATATTGATTCTATTATAATTGCAATAATTGCGTTAAGTATGATAATAGGTATATTTAAAGGGTTTATTTTAGAGTTTTTTTCATTATTTGGTGGATTAATATCTATATTAATAGCGAAAAGGATTTCTGGAAATATTTATCTTATAGTTTTTGGGAGTAAGCATATAAAAAATAATACTAATTATTTGATTGTATATGTTTTGACAATATTAGTATCATATATTATTATGTATATGATTATTTTACTACTGAAGAAATTTTTCCATACAATTCTATTAGGATGGTTAGATAGAGTGCTTGGTGGATTAGCAGGATTTTTAAAAGGAAGTTTTATAGCTATAGTTATACTTTTAGTTATGGCTGCTATCTCTAATTTTAATGACCAATTTCATAAAGAGTTATATAAAAGTTATTCTGGAAAAGCTATAAGTAAAATTTCGCCTAAATTAGTTTCGCTAATGCCTAAAAATTTAGAAGAGGAAGTTAAAAAATTTAATACTAATATAAATATAGAAGAGATTATAAACAAATCTGTAAAAAAGAATGTAAAATTTAAAGATTTAAAAAACATAGATACAAAAAAAATATTAAAAAATAGTAAAAATGAAAAAGAGATTA
- a CDS encoding class I SAM-dependent rRNA methyltransferase translates to MAKVRVILKKMKDRKIRNFYPFVYKDEVKSIMGNYENGDIVDVVSEDLSFVGRGYINDNASTLVRVLTTQDEKIDKKFIKNRIKTAYENRKHILNETNSIRLFYSEADGFSGLIVDMFGKYLSVQFRTLGIEKFKEEIIKSLREVIKPKGIYERSDMGSRIKEGLELKSGLIYGEIPDEIIMEDNGMKFIIDIVNGQKTGFFLDQRDSRKFIMNYIKPNSKVLDVFSSSGGFSMAALKKGSKKVVAIDKSPEALEVAKKNYSLNEFEGDFSTIEGDAFSILNILSQKKEKYDLIVLDPPALVKSKNDVKKGRDLFYNLCDNGFKLIEKDGILGVCTCAYHITLQDLIEVTRMAASKNGKLLKVVGVTYQPEDHPWILHIPESLYLKCLWVKVMN, encoded by the coding sequence ATGGCAAAAGTAAGAGTAATATTAAAAAAAATGAAAGATAGAAAAATAAGAAATTTTTACCCATTTGTATATAAAGATGAAGTGAAATCTATTATGGGAAATTATGAAAATGGAGATATAGTAGATGTTGTGTCAGAAGATTTAAGTTTTGTAGGAAGAGGATATATTAATGATAATGCAAGTACTTTGGTAAGAGTATTAACAACACAAGATGAAAAAATAGATAAAAAATTTATTAAAAATAGGATAAAAACAGCATATGAAAATAGAAAACATATTTTAAATGAAACAAATTCAATTAGATTATTTTACTCTGAAGCAGATGGATTTTCTGGATTAATTGTAGATATGTTTGGTAAATATTTATCAGTTCAATTTAGAACATTAGGAATAGAAAAATTTAAAGAAGAGATAATAAAATCATTAAGGGAAGTAATAAAACCTAAAGGGATTTATGAAAGATCAGATATGGGAAGTAGAATAAAAGAGGGATTAGAATTAAAAAGCGGGCTTATATATGGAGAAATTCCAGATGAAATAATAATGGAAGACAATGGTATGAAATTTATTATTGATATAGTTAATGGACAAAAAACAGGGTTCTTTTTAGATCAAAGAGATTCTAGGAAATTTATAATGAACTATATAAAACCTAACAGTAAAGTTTTAGATGTTTTTTCATCAAGTGGAGGATTTTCAATGGCTGCTTTGAAAAAAGGTAGTAAAAAAGTAGTTGCAATAGATAAATCACCTGAGGCATTAGAAGTAGCTAAAAAAAATTATAGTTTAAATGAGTTTGAAGGCGATTTTTCTACAATAGAAGGAGATGCTTTTAGCATATTAAATATATTATCTCAAAAAAAAGAGAAATATGATTTAATTGTATTAGATCCACCAGCATTAGTAAAAAGTAAAAATGATGTAAAAAAAGGAAGAGATCTATTCTATAATTTATGTGATAATGGATTTAAATTAATTGAAAAAGATGGAATATTAGGAGTATGCACATGTGCATATCACATTACTTTACAAGATTTGATTGAAGTAACAAGAATGGCAGCATCTAAAAATGGGAAATTATTAAAAGTGGTTGGAGTTACATATCAACCAGAAGATCATCCTTGGATTTTACATATTCCAGAAAGTTTATATCTTAAATGTTTATGGGTAAAGGTGATGAATTAA